A region from the Rosa rugosa chromosome 6, drRosRugo1.1, whole genome shotgun sequence genome encodes:
- the LOC133718061 gene encoding type I inositol polyphosphate 5-phosphatase 10 isoform X1 translates to MTVRDQDLKKKSFIHKIFTMKDRDVIGSSDFLEAQSDPVLDSQSISGRGAQMLVGRDVQSFRVFVATWNVGGKSPHSGLNLDDFLQVNNPSDIYVLGFQEIVPLNAGNVLVLEDNEPAAKWLALINQSLNKSTNGSSRLTASLGGSLFFSKPSLKKVSKSFRTESKRKLKSCNCTYELERKHSKDFCFRCQQPNINEDDLSSEPDEEGSNGFDISEISVSSTTSQMKYSLVASKQMVGIFVTLWARKECVQYVSHLRISCISRGIMGCLGNKGCISVSFLFHQTSFCFVCSHLASGEKEGDELRRNMDVLEILKNTQFPKICRTAYSRVPDKILDHDQVIWLGDLNYRIALSYSETRKLLVDNDWDTLLDKDQLKIEREAGRVFKGWKEGKIYFAPTYKYFYNSDTYFGEMKTSKKKRRTPAWCDRILWHGNGIRQLSYIRGESRFSDHRPVCATFFVDVMVNEDGLKKEIPSSNMKVEIEELLPTRNR, encoded by the exons ATGACTGTTAGGGATCAAGACCTGAAAAAGAAG TCTTTTATTCACAAGATTTTCACCATGAAAGACAGAGATGTAATTGGCTCATCTGATTTTCTTG AAGCACAATCTGATCCAGTGCTTGACAGTCAATCTATAAGTGGCAGAGGGGCTCAAATGCTTGTGGGTCGAGATGTTCAGTCCTTTCG AGTTTTTGTAGCAACCTGGAATGTAGGAGGGAAATCTCCCCATAGTGGCCTTAATCTGGACGATTTTCTTCAGGTTAATAATCCGTCAGACATATATGTCTTGGG TTTTCAGGAAATTGTTCCTTTAAATGCTGGAAATGTATTAGTTCTAGAGGATAATGAACCCGCGGCAAAATGGCTTGCTTTAATCAATCAGTCACTGAATAAATcaacaaatgggtcttcaagactCACAGCGAGCCTTGGTGGTTCATTGTTTTTCTCGAAGCCGTCCCTTAAAAAGGTCAGCAAGTCTTTTAGAACAGAGAGCAAaagaaagctgaagagttgcaACTGCACTTATGAACTAGAAAGGAAGCATAGTAAAGATTTCTGTTTTCGATGCCAACAACCAAATATAAATGAAGATGACTTGTCTTCTGAACCGGATGAAGAGGGATCTAATGGCTTTGATATCTCAGAAATTTCCGTTTCCTCTACTACGAGCCAGATGAAGTATAGCCTTGTAGCAAGTAAGCAAATGGTAGGAATTTTTGTTACTCTTTGGGCAAGGAAGGAGTGTGTACAATATGTTAGTCACTTGAGAATCTCCTGCATTAGTCGTGGCATCATGGGCTGCCTTGGAAACAAG GGTTGTATTTCAGTGAGCTTTCTGTTCCATCAGACAAGCTTTTGTTTCGTCTGCAGTCACTTGGCATCTGGTGAGAAAGAGGGGGATGAGCTTAGGAGAAATATGGATGTCTTAGAGATTCTTAAGAATACACAGTTTCCTAAGATTTGCAGAACAGCTTATAGTAGGGTTCCAGATAAAATTCTAGACCATGA CCAGGTCATATGGTTAGGGGACTTGAACTACCGCATTGCGTTGAGCTACTCTGAAACCCGGAAACTTTTAGTTGACAATGACTGGGATACACTTCTTGACAAAGATCAG CTCAAGATTGAAAGAGAAGCAGGGAGAGTATTCAAAGGATGGAAGGAAGGAAAAATTTACTTTGCACCTACTTACAAATACTTCTACAACTCCGACACTTATTTTGGCGAGATGAAAacatcaaaaaagaaaaggagaacaCCAGCTTG GTGTGATAGAATACTGTGGCATGGAAATGGGATTAGACAACTGTCATACATACGTGGAGAGTCCCGTTTTTCTGACCACCGGCCAGTTTGTGCTACATTTTTTGTGGATGTCATGGTTAATGAGGATGGATTGAAGAAGGAAATACCCAGCTCTaatatgaaagttgaaattgaagAGCTTTTACCAACACGTAACAGATAG
- the LOC133718061 gene encoding type I inositol polyphosphate 5-phosphatase 10 isoform X2, which produces MTVRDQDLKKKSFIHKIFTMKDRDVIGSSDFLEAQSDPVLDSQSISGRGAQMLVGRDVQSFRVFVATWNVGGKSPHSGLNLDDFLQVNNPSDIYVLGFQEIVPLNAGNVLVLEDNEPAAKWLALINQSLNKSTNGSSRLTASLGGSLFFSKPSLKKVSKSFRTESKRKLKSCNCTYELERKHSKDFCFRCQQPNINEDDLSSEPDEEGSNGFDISEISVSSTTSQMKYSLVASKQMVGIFVTLWARKECVQYVSHLRISCISRGIMGCLGNKGCISVSFLFHQTSFCFVCSHLASGEKEGDELRRNMDVLEILKNTQFPKICRTAYSRVPDKILDHDQVIWLGDLNYRIALSYSETRKLLVDNDWDTLLDKDQIEREAGRVFKGWKEGKIYFAPTYKYFYNSDTYFGEMKTSKKKRRTPAWCDRILWHGNGIRQLSYIRGESRFSDHRPVCATFFVDVMVNEDGLKKEIPSSNMKVEIEELLPTRNR; this is translated from the exons ATGACTGTTAGGGATCAAGACCTGAAAAAGAAG TCTTTTATTCACAAGATTTTCACCATGAAAGACAGAGATGTAATTGGCTCATCTGATTTTCTTG AAGCACAATCTGATCCAGTGCTTGACAGTCAATCTATAAGTGGCAGAGGGGCTCAAATGCTTGTGGGTCGAGATGTTCAGTCCTTTCG AGTTTTTGTAGCAACCTGGAATGTAGGAGGGAAATCTCCCCATAGTGGCCTTAATCTGGACGATTTTCTTCAGGTTAATAATCCGTCAGACATATATGTCTTGGG TTTTCAGGAAATTGTTCCTTTAAATGCTGGAAATGTATTAGTTCTAGAGGATAATGAACCCGCGGCAAAATGGCTTGCTTTAATCAATCAGTCACTGAATAAATcaacaaatgggtcttcaagactCACAGCGAGCCTTGGTGGTTCATTGTTTTTCTCGAAGCCGTCCCTTAAAAAGGTCAGCAAGTCTTTTAGAACAGAGAGCAAaagaaagctgaagagttgcaACTGCACTTATGAACTAGAAAGGAAGCATAGTAAAGATTTCTGTTTTCGATGCCAACAACCAAATATAAATGAAGATGACTTGTCTTCTGAACCGGATGAAGAGGGATCTAATGGCTTTGATATCTCAGAAATTTCCGTTTCCTCTACTACGAGCCAGATGAAGTATAGCCTTGTAGCAAGTAAGCAAATGGTAGGAATTTTTGTTACTCTTTGGGCAAGGAAGGAGTGTGTACAATATGTTAGTCACTTGAGAATCTCCTGCATTAGTCGTGGCATCATGGGCTGCCTTGGAAACAAG GGTTGTATTTCAGTGAGCTTTCTGTTCCATCAGACAAGCTTTTGTTTCGTCTGCAGTCACTTGGCATCTGGTGAGAAAGAGGGGGATGAGCTTAGGAGAAATATGGATGTCTTAGAGATTCTTAAGAATACACAGTTTCCTAAGATTTGCAGAACAGCTTATAGTAGGGTTCCAGATAAAATTCTAGACCATGA CCAGGTCATATGGTTAGGGGACTTGAACTACCGCATTGCGTTGAGCTACTCTGAAACCCGGAAACTTTTAGTTGACAATGACTGGGATACACTTCTTGACAAAGATCAG ATTGAAAGAGAAGCAGGGAGAGTATTCAAAGGATGGAAGGAAGGAAAAATTTACTTTGCACCTACTTACAAATACTTCTACAACTCCGACACTTATTTTGGCGAGATGAAAacatcaaaaaagaaaaggagaacaCCAGCTTG GTGTGATAGAATACTGTGGCATGGAAATGGGATTAGACAACTGTCATACATACGTGGAGAGTCCCGTTTTTCTGACCACCGGCCAGTTTGTGCTACATTTTTTGTGGATGTCATGGTTAATGAGGATGGATTGAAGAAGGAAATACCCAGCTCTaatatgaaagttgaaattgaagAGCTTTTACCAACACGTAACAGATAG